A stretch of the Actinotalea sp. JY-7876 genome encodes the following:
- a CDS encoding alpha-amylase family protein produces the protein MNVTETGDLWWKNAVIYCLDVETYMDWDGDGTGDFQGLAQRIDHLAELGVTCLWLMPFYPTTDRDDGYDVTDLYGVDPRLGTPGDLVELIRTAKDRGMRVIADIVVNHTSDKHPWFRSARSSKDSPFRDFYVWRADTPPDTSAEVVFPDQESSIWEYDEKTQEYYLHRFYKHQPDLNVANPAVRDEIAKVMGYWLELGLDGFRVDAVPFFLETLGAGDEQVEALGDPHEYLRSLRSFLGRRAGGAILLGEVNLPHAEQRLYFGNGDGDELTMMFDFIAMQNLYLSLARQDAGPLVKALLDRPEIPRDCQWATFVRNHDELTLDKLTESERQEVFAAFGPDPDMQLFDRGLRRRLPPMLDGDPRRIRMVYSLLFALPGTPTLFYGEEIGMGENLDVPGRMAVRTPMQWSDEANGGFSRARASRLPSPVTEGGFGPAHVNVRAQRRDPDSLMSFIATLVRRYRDSPELGWTQVQVVDQPHASVVALCSAVDDAAVITLHNLSPEPLTVPLRLDSTPPGHRLVNLLEAGECTVDERGAVDIELEGYGYRWLRVMGPDSRHLV, from the coding sequence GTGAACGTCACCGAGACCGGCGACCTGTGGTGGAAGAACGCGGTCATCTACTGCCTCGACGTCGAGACCTACATGGACTGGGACGGCGACGGCACCGGCGACTTCCAGGGCCTCGCCCAGCGCATCGACCACCTCGCGGAGCTCGGCGTCACCTGTCTGTGGCTCATGCCCTTCTACCCGACGACGGATCGGGACGACGGCTACGACGTCACGGACCTCTACGGCGTCGACCCCCGCCTGGGCACGCCCGGTGATCTCGTCGAGCTCATCCGCACGGCGAAGGACCGCGGGATGCGGGTGATCGCGGACATCGTGGTCAACCACACGTCGGACAAGCACCCGTGGTTCCGCTCGGCCCGGTCGAGCAAGGACAGCCCCTTCCGCGACTTCTACGTCTGGCGCGCCGACACGCCGCCGGACACCTCCGCCGAGGTCGTGTTCCCGGACCAGGAGTCGAGCATCTGGGAGTACGACGAGAAGACGCAGGAGTACTACCTCCACCGCTTCTACAAGCACCAGCCCGACCTCAACGTCGCCAACCCCGCGGTCCGCGACGAGATCGCCAAGGTGATGGGCTACTGGCTCGAGCTCGGGCTGGACGGCTTCCGGGTCGACGCCGTGCCGTTCTTCCTCGAGACGCTCGGGGCGGGAGACGAGCAGGTCGAGGCGCTCGGCGACCCGCACGAGTACCTGCGCTCGCTCCGCTCGTTCCTGGGACGGCGCGCGGGCGGCGCGATCCTGCTGGGAGAGGTCAACCTGCCGCACGCGGAGCAGCGGCTCTACTTTGGCAACGGCGACGGCGACGAGCTCACGATGATGTTCGACTTCATCGCCATGCAGAACCTCTACCTGTCGCTCGCGCGCCAGGACGCCGGCCCGCTGGTCAAGGCCCTGCTGGACCGCCCGGAGATCCCGCGCGACTGCCAGTGGGCCACGTTCGTGCGCAACCACGACGAGCTCACGTTGGACAAGCTCACCGAGTCCGAGCGGCAGGAGGTCTTCGCGGCGTTCGGGCCGGACCCGGACATGCAGCTCTTCGACCGCGGTCTGCGCCGCCGCCTGCCGCCGATGCTCGACGGCGACCCGCGCCGGATCCGCATGGTCTACTCGCTGCTCTTCGCGCTGCCCGGCACCCCCACGCTGTTCTACGGTGAGGAGATCGGCATGGGCGAGAACCTCGACGTCCCCGGCCGGATGGCGGTGCGCACGCCGATGCAGTGGTCGGACGAGGCCAACGGCGGGTTCTCCCGCGCCCGCGCGTCACGCCTGCCGTCGCCGGTGACCGAGGGCGGGTTCGGCCCGGCCCACGTCAACGTGCGCGCGCAGCGGCGCGACCCCGACTCGCTGATGTCGTTCATCGCGACGCTGGTGCGCCGCTACCGGGACAGCCCCGAGCTCGGCTGGACGCAGGTGCAGGTGGTCGACCAGCCGCACGCGAGCGTCGTCGCGCTGTGCAGCGCCGTGGACGACGCCGCGGTGATCACCCTGCACAACCTGTCACCCGAGCCGCTGACCGTCCCGCTGCGCCTGGACAGCACGCCGCCGGGGCACCGCCTCGTCAACCTGCTCGAGGCGGGGGAGTGCACCGTGGACGAGCGCGGCGCGGTCGACATCGAGCTCGAGGGCTACGGCTACCGGTGGCTGCGGGTCATGGGACCCGACAGCCGCCACCTCGTGTAG
- a CDS encoding LLM class F420-dependent oxidoreductase, protein MRFGYHVGYWAAGPPPGAEEAVVAADRLGFDSVWTAEAYGSDALTPLAWWGSRTSRIRLGTAIAQISARTPTATAMAALTMDHLSDGRFVLGLGASGPQVVEGWYGTAYPRPLARTREYVDVVRQVLRREQPVVADGAFYQLPYPGGTGLGRPLRSTVHPLRPHLPVHLAAEGPKNVALAAEVADGWLPLFYAPSVDGFYREALAEGFARRSAALPPPEQFEVSATVPVVVDDDVERAADVVRPFVALYVGGMGASAANFHRDMVERLGYVRECDEVARLFAEGRRAEAAAAVPTALVQDIALVGPPAAIRDRLAAWDETVVTSILVQGDAAALRAVADLLG, encoded by the coding sequence ATGCGCTTCGGCTACCACGTGGGCTACTGGGCGGCGGGTCCTCCCCCGGGAGCGGAAGAGGCCGTCGTGGCCGCCGACCGGCTCGGCTTCGACTCCGTGTGGACCGCGGAGGCCTACGGCTCGGACGCGCTGACGCCGCTCGCCTGGTGGGGCAGCAGGACCAGCCGCATCCGCCTCGGCACCGCCATCGCGCAGATCTCGGCCCGCACGCCGACGGCGACCGCGATGGCAGCCCTGACCATGGACCACCTCAGCGACGGCCGCTTCGTGCTCGGCCTCGGAGCGTCCGGCCCGCAGGTCGTGGAGGGGTGGTACGGCACGGCGTACCCGCGGCCGCTCGCGCGCACCCGGGAGTACGTCGACGTCGTGCGGCAGGTGCTGCGGCGCGAGCAGCCGGTCGTCGCCGACGGCGCGTTCTACCAGCTGCCCTACCCGGGTGGCACCGGCCTCGGCCGCCCCCTGCGCTCGACCGTCCACCCCCTGCGGCCCCACCTGCCCGTGCACCTCGCGGCGGAGGGGCCCAAGAACGTCGCGCTCGCGGCCGAGGTCGCGGACGGCTGGCTGCCGCTGTTCTACGCACCGAGCGTGGACGGCTTCTACCGCGAGGCGCTGGCCGAGGGCTTTGCGCGCCGCTCGGCGGCGCTGCCGCCGCCGGAGCAGTTCGAGGTCAGCGCGACCGTCCCGGTCGTGGTGGACGACGACGTCGAGCGGGCGGCCGACGTCGTCCGCCCGTTCGTCGCGCTGTACGTGGGCGGCATGGGCGCCTCCGCCGCCAACTTCCACCGCGACATGGTCGAGCGGCTCGGCTACGTGCGCGAGTGCGACGAGGTGGCCCGGCTCTTCGCCGAGGGGCGTCGGGCGGAGGCCGCCGCCGCCGTCCCCACGGCGCTCGTCCAGGACATCGCGCTCGTGGGTCCGCCGGCGGCCATCCGCGACCGCCTCGCCGCGTGGGACGAGACGGTCGTCACCTCGATCCTCGTGCAGGGCGACGCCGCGGCCCTGCGTGCGGTCGCCGACCTGCTGGGGTGA
- a CDS encoding DUF4126 domain-containing protein, whose amino-acid sequence MLELLTGAGLATASGLNAALPLLVLGVLDRWTPFLTLPDGWQWLTNGWVLAILAGLLVLEVVADKVPVVDTINDVVQTVVRPTAGGLAFGAGSGSQTVAVTDPGEFFTSGSWVPVAVGVLLALTVHTGKALGRPVVNAATAGAGGPIASVLEDVASAVMTFVALVLPVLVIVGLALLAWAGVRVVRRRAQRRRSPGPPGPDPDRRTVSA is encoded by the coding sequence ATGCTCGAGCTCCTGACCGGCGCAGGTCTGGCGACCGCCTCCGGGCTGAACGCCGCGCTCCCGCTCCTCGTGCTCGGGGTCCTCGACCGCTGGACCCCGTTCCTCACGCTGCCGGACGGCTGGCAGTGGCTGACGAACGGCTGGGTCCTGGCGATCCTCGCCGGGCTCCTGGTGCTCGAGGTGGTCGCGGACAAGGTGCCCGTCGTCGACACCATCAACGACGTCGTCCAGACGGTCGTGCGCCCGACGGCGGGCGGGCTCGCCTTCGGGGCGGGCTCAGGCTCGCAGACGGTCGCCGTCACGGACCCGGGCGAGTTCTTCACCTCCGGGTCGTGGGTGCCGGTCGCGGTCGGCGTCCTGCTGGCGCTGACCGTGCACACCGGCAAGGCGCTCGGCCGGCCCGTGGTCAACGCCGCCACGGCCGGCGCCGGCGGGCCCATCGCGAGCGTCCTCGAGGACGTGGCGAGCGCCGTGATGACGTTCGTGGCGCTCGTGCTGCCGGTCCTCGTGATCGTCGGCCTCGCCCTCCTCGCCTGGGCCGGCGTGCGCGTCGTGCGCCGGCGCGCGCAGCGTCGCCGCAGCCCGGGTCCCCCTGGCCCCGACCCCGATCGAAGGACGGTGAGCGCCTGA
- a CDS encoding RNB domain-containing ribonuclease, which yields MPVQRRRLRSPDGLAPGFDAVRREHEVPVEFAPDALAEAEAVVAGRVVPVEGSRRDLRDVEFRTIDPVGSTDLDQAMHLERAGEGYRVRYAIADVAAFVRPGGALDRAAHERVTTVYCPDTRVPLHPPAISEDAGSLLPDRDRPAVVWTLALGADGEVTDAAVERATVRSRLRLDYAGEQERLDAGVDDDDPVALLAEIGTLRAALERARGGVSLGLPEQEVVREGPGWRLVQRAPVPLEDHNAQISLMTGMVAARMMLEGGVGVLRTMPPAPDEAVAALRRVAATLGVPWPDGASYGDVLAGLDRSLPTTAAFLDAATGLFRGAAWTPFDGASPAEPRHGAVAAPYAHVTAPLRRLVDRYGLEVCLALHAGRDVPAWVRDALPGLGARMAQGTQRANAVDRACTDLVEAALLGPLVGRELEGVAIDARTVRLEEPAVVARTTTADLPVGERVRVRVVSADVPTRRVELALVPGRAAR from the coding sequence GTGCCCGTGCAGCGTCGACGTCTCAGGTCCCCCGACGGCCTCGCCCCCGGCTTCGACGCCGTCCGGCGTGAGCACGAGGTGCCCGTCGAGTTCGCCCCCGACGCCCTGGCGGAGGCCGAGGCCGTCGTGGCCGGCCGCGTGGTGCCGGTCGAGGGTTCCCGGCGCGACCTGCGCGACGTCGAGTTCCGGACGATCGACCCGGTGGGCTCGACCGACCTCGACCAGGCCATGCACCTCGAGCGTGCGGGCGAGGGCTACCGCGTCCGGTACGCGATCGCCGACGTCGCGGCGTTCGTCCGTCCCGGTGGCGCCCTCGACCGCGCGGCGCACGAGCGCGTGACGACCGTGTACTGCCCGGACACGCGGGTCCCGCTGCACCCGCCCGCGATCAGCGAGGACGCCGGGTCGCTCCTGCCCGACCGCGACCGGCCGGCTGTCGTGTGGACGCTCGCGCTGGGGGCCGACGGCGAGGTGACGGACGCCGCGGTCGAGCGCGCGACCGTGCGCAGCCGGCTCCGCCTGGACTACGCCGGCGAGCAGGAGCGCCTCGACGCGGGCGTGGACGACGACGACCCGGTCGCGCTCCTGGCGGAGATCGGCACCCTGCGGGCGGCGCTCGAGCGCGCGCGGGGCGGGGTCTCGCTCGGCCTGCCCGAGCAGGAGGTCGTCCGGGAGGGGCCGGGGTGGCGCCTCGTCCAGCGTGCGCCCGTGCCGCTCGAGGACCACAACGCCCAGATCTCGCTGATGACCGGCATGGTGGCCGCGCGCATGATGCTGGAGGGCGGCGTCGGCGTCCTGCGCACGATGCCGCCCGCACCGGACGAGGCGGTCGCGGCCCTGCGCCGCGTCGCGGCCACGCTCGGTGTCCCGTGGCCCGACGGCGCCTCCTACGGGGACGTCCTGGCCGGTCTGGACCGGTCGCTCCCCACGACGGCGGCGTTCCTCGATGCAGCGACGGGCCTGTTCCGCGGCGCCGCGTGGACCCCCTTCGACGGCGCGTCCCCGGCCGAGCCGCGGCACGGCGCGGTCGCGGCCCCGTACGCCCACGTCACGGCGCCCTTGCGGCGGCTGGTCGACCGGTACGGGCTCGAGGTGTGCCTCGCGCTGCACGCGGGCCGCGACGTCCCGGCCTGGGTGCGCGACGCGCTGCCGGGCCTGGGCGCCCGGATGGCGCAGGGCACGCAGCGCGCCAACGCGGTCGACCGGGCGTGCACGGACCTCGTGGAGGCCGCGCTGCTCGGGCCGCTCGTGGGGCGCGAGCTCGAGGGCGTCGCCATCGACGCCCGGACCGTCCGCCTGGAGGAGCCGGCGGTCGTCGCCCGCACCACCACGGCCGACCTGCCGGTGGGCGAGCGGGTCCGGGTGCGGGTCGTCTCGGCCGACGTCCCGACGCGGCGCGTCGAGCTGGCGCTCGTCCCCGGGCGGGCGGCGCGCTGA
- a CDS encoding CDP-alcohol phosphatidyltransferase family protein: MTDLSRAPAGGGALRRGRHGIVTLPNIISALRLLLVPVFAVLIAQGADGWALLVLAVAGASDWLDGVLARALDQRSRLGELLDPAADRLFILVTLVGLAAREVVPGWVLATVVGRDVLLALVLLVLVRRGIGPLPVHFVGKAGTFALLYAFPLLLLAQWEEPIGPVAGVAGWAFAWWGMGLYWLAAAIYLRQSWRALTDGGRA; this comes from the coding sequence GTGACTGACCTCAGCCGTGCCCCGGCGGGCGGTGGGGCCCTGCGCCGGGGACGCCACGGCATCGTGACGCTCCCCAACATCATCAGCGCGCTGCGTCTGCTGCTGGTCCCCGTCTTCGCGGTCCTCATCGCGCAGGGAGCGGACGGCTGGGCCCTGCTGGTGCTCGCGGTCGCGGGCGCCAGCGACTGGCTCGACGGCGTCCTCGCCCGCGCGCTCGACCAGCGGTCGCGCCTCGGCGAGCTGCTCGACCCGGCGGCCGACCGCCTCTTCATCCTGGTCACCCTCGTCGGGCTGGCCGCGCGCGAGGTGGTCCCCGGGTGGGTCCTGGCGACAGTGGTCGGCCGTGACGTCCTGCTCGCGCTCGTGCTCCTCGTGCTGGTCCGGCGGGGCATCGGCCCGCTGCCCGTGCACTTCGTCGGCAAGGCCGGCACGTTCGCGCTGCTCTACGCCTTCCCGCTGCTCCTGCTCGCGCAGTGGGAGGAGCCGATCGGGCCGGTCGCCGGGGTCGCGGGGTGGGCGTTCGCGTGGTGGGGCATGGGGCTGTACTGGCTCGCGGCCGCCATCTACCTGCGCCAGTCCTGGCGCGCGCTGACCGACGGCGGGCGCGCATGA
- a CDS encoding DUF881 domain-containing protein: protein MTPTGRRPPAGQRPDASMSLLNEVMYQPVDAGYAEAAARPRTPLAPAARARRSGITLAVAAALGLLVAAAVVSLRAPQPSVTGARALLAEQIAERTAHADELQATHDALAAEVAQVRSDALAAADPELFAELEELELASGVTAVRGDGLVVELTDAPVADAEEADPRTRVQDIDLQIVTNGLWASGAEGIAINGQRLTALSAIRGVGPAVLVDLVPLLSPYRIEVVGDAQAVQTAFARTTAANHLASLSANLEIGVSVRAQEVELPAGAAPSLRYASPLDPDDVAGSGATEGTDDGTPGGGTS from the coding sequence ATGACCCCGACCGGCCGCCGTCCGCCCGCGGGGCAGCGCCCCGACGCGTCGATGAGCCTCCTCAACGAGGTGATGTACCAGCCCGTGGACGCCGGCTACGCGGAGGCGGCCGCCCGCCCGCGGACGCCGCTCGCGCCCGCCGCGCGTGCGCGCCGGAGCGGCATCACGCTCGCGGTCGCGGCCGCGCTCGGTCTCCTGGTCGCGGCCGCCGTCGTCTCGTTGCGGGCGCCCCAGCCCTCGGTGACCGGCGCGCGCGCCCTCCTGGCCGAGCAGATCGCCGAGCGGACGGCGCACGCGGACGAGCTCCAGGCGACGCACGACGCCCTCGCCGCGGAGGTCGCGCAGGTGCGCAGCGACGCGCTCGCCGCGGCGGACCCCGAGCTCTTCGCCGAGCTCGAGGAGCTCGAGCTCGCCTCGGGCGTCACGGCCGTGCGGGGCGACGGCCTCGTCGTCGAGCTCACCGACGCGCCCGTGGCGGACGCGGAGGAGGCCGACCCGCGCACCCGCGTCCAGGACATCGACCTGCAGATCGTCACGAACGGCCTGTGGGCCTCCGGGGCCGAGGGCATCGCCATCAACGGCCAGCGGCTCACGGCCCTGAGCGCGATCCGCGGCGTCGGGCCCGCCGTGCTGGTGGACCTCGTGCCGCTCCTGTCGCCGTACCGGATCGAGGTCGTCGGCGACGCCCAGGCGGTCCAGACGGCCTTCGCCCGCACGACGGCCGCCAACCACCTGGCGTCCCTGAGCGCCAACCTCGAGATCGGGGTCAGCGTGCGGGCACAGGAGGTGGAGCTGCCGGCCGGGGCGGCGCCCTCCCTGCGCTACGCCTCGCCGCTCGACCCGGACGATGTGGCAGGGTCTGGGGCGACCGAGGGCACGGACGACGGGACACCCGGAGGGGGAACTTCATGA
- a CDS encoding small basic family protein: protein MIALIGLAIGAVVGLLLEPTVPQALQPYLPIAVVAALDALFGGLRALLDGTFDDRVFVVSFLSNVVVAALIVFLGDQLGVGTQLSTAVVVVLGIRIFSNTAAIRRHLFKA, encoded by the coding sequence ATGATCGCGCTCATCGGCCTGGCCATCGGCGCCGTGGTGGGACTCCTCCTCGAGCCCACCGTGCCGCAGGCGCTCCAGCCGTACCTGCCGATCGCCGTCGTCGCGGCACTGGACGCGCTGTTCGGCGGCCTGCGGGCGCTGCTGGACGGCACCTTCGACGACCGCGTGTTCGTCGTCTCGTTCCTGTCCAACGTCGTCGTCGCCGCGCTCATCGTGTTCCTGGGCGACCAGCTGGGCGTCGGCACGCAGCTCTCGACGGCCGTCGTGGTCGTGCTCGGGATCCGGATCTTCTCGAACACCGCGGCGATCCGCCGCCACCTGTTCAAGGCCTGA
- a CDS encoding DUF881 domain-containing protein has product MSEPDTTPQPPDPGTSRSAWRTLGRALAPRATRAQVMAGILCALLGFAIVVQVQQNRSEGLSSLRQDELVRILDEVTQRTEELEDQAAALRQQRAELVTGSDTQRAAQDAAMERAAQQGILAGRLPAEGPGVSLVVRDQRREVPALALLNVVEEMRNAGAEAIQLNDVRVTASTYLVDTPDGVEIDGVAIAPPYRWLAIGDPDVIVPALNMPGGALAVVRGYGGTSDVQPLETVVVDAVRLVDPPQHATPVPTSPDAG; this is encoded by the coding sequence GTGAGCGAACCGGACACGACGCCGCAGCCCCCCGACCCGGGCACCTCCCGCTCGGCCTGGCGCACCCTGGGGCGCGCCCTGGCGCCGCGCGCCACCCGCGCCCAGGTGATGGCGGGCATCCTGTGCGCGCTCCTCGGCTTCGCGATCGTCGTGCAGGTCCAGCAGAACCGGAGCGAGGGCCTGTCGTCGCTGCGGCAGGACGAGCTGGTCCGGATCCTCGACGAGGTGACGCAGCGGACCGAGGAGCTCGAGGACCAGGCCGCGGCCCTGCGCCAGCAGCGTGCCGAGCTCGTGACCGGCTCGGACACCCAGCGCGCCGCCCAGGACGCGGCGATGGAGCGCGCCGCGCAGCAGGGCATCCTCGCGGGTCGGCTGCCGGCCGAGGGCCCGGGAGTCTCGCTCGTCGTGCGCGACCAGCGCCGCGAGGTGCCCGCGCTCGCGCTGCTCAACGTCGTCGAGGAGATGCGCAACGCGGGCGCGGAGGCCATCCAGCTCAACGACGTGCGGGTCACGGCCTCCACCTACCTCGTCGACACGCCGGACGGCGTCGAGATCGACGGCGTCGCGATCGCCCCGCCGTACCGCTGGCTGGCCATCGGCGACCCCGACGTGATCGTGCCCGCGCTCAACATGCCCGGCGGCGCGCTCGCCGTGGTTCGGGGGTACGGCGGGACCAGCGACGTGCAGCCCTTGGAGACGGTCGTCGTGGACGCCGTGCGCCTCGTGGACCCGCCCCAGCACGCCACGCCGGTGCCCACCTCGCCGGACGCCGGGTGA
- a CDS encoding FHA domain-containing protein codes for MTERDASEPRWANADTTISFGDGVIGAVESDAPRVGLSPEEHAAVAALPPTSALLIMQRGPSAGARFLLDADRTVAGRSPDADIFLDDVTVSRKHVEFVREREGFVVRDVGSLNGTYVNRSRIEQAVLRAGDEVQIGKFRMTFHPSPAAAAAAQ; via the coding sequence ATGACCGAGCGCGACGCCTCCGAGCCGCGATGGGCGAATGCCGACACGACGATCAGCTTCGGTGACGGTGTCATCGGGGCGGTCGAGTCCGATGCCCCGAGGGTGGGCCTGAGCCCGGAGGAGCACGCCGCCGTCGCGGCACTGCCGCCGACGTCGGCCCTGCTGATCATGCAGCGAGGCCCGAGCGCGGGCGCGCGGTTCCTGCTCGACGCCGACCGGACCGTCGCGGGTCGCAGCCCCGACGCGGACATCTTCCTCGACGACGTGACGGTCTCCCGCAAGCACGTCGAGTTCGTGCGCGAGCGCGAGGGCTTCGTGGTGCGCGACGTCGGCTCGCTGAACGGCACGTACGTCAACCGGTCCCGCATCGAGCAGGCCGTGCTCCGCGCGGGCGACGAGGTCCAGATCGGCAAGTTCCGCATGACCTTCCACCCGAGCCCGGCGGCCGCGGCCGCGGCGCAGTGA
- a CDS encoding MerR family transcriptional regulator yields the protein MRISDVLADLGADFPTVTPSKLRFLEEQGLVEPRRTAGGYRQYSPADVERLRFVLRQQRDRYLPLKVIGEQLAALDAGEQDERPAPRLATTDGERPVAAGAGRWTPEGLAADTGVDPALVVQLVEAGVLAPSASGHLDAWAREVVVLAGALAEHGVEPRHLRSFRQAADRQVSVVEQIVAPLRGQRAVAAQAHAATVAAEVGELCGRLHTAFVRSGVAGLTR from the coding sequence ATGCGGATCTCCGACGTCCTCGCCGACCTCGGGGCCGACTTCCCGACGGTGACGCCCTCCAAGCTCCGCTTCCTCGAGGAGCAGGGTCTGGTCGAGCCGCGGCGTACGGCGGGCGGCTACCGGCAGTACAGCCCGGCCGACGTCGAGCGCCTCCGGTTCGTGCTGCGCCAGCAGCGGGACCGCTACCTGCCGCTGAAGGTGATCGGCGAGCAGCTCGCCGCCCTCGACGCCGGCGAGCAGGACGAGCGGCCGGCACCGCGCCTGGCCACCACCGACGGTGAACGACCCGTCGCGGCGGGCGCCGGGCGCTGGACGCCGGAGGGGCTGGCAGCCGACACGGGCGTCGACCCCGCGCTCGTCGTGCAGCTCGTCGAGGCGGGCGTCCTCGCGCCGAGCGCGTCCGGCCACCTGGACGCGTGGGCGCGCGAGGTGGTGGTGCTGGCCGGGGCGCTTGCCGAGCACGGCGTCGAGCCGCGCCACCTGCGCTCGTTCCGCCAGGCCGCCGACCGCCAGGTCTCGGTCGTCGAGCAGATCGTCGCGCCCCTGCGGGGGCAGCGCGCCGTCGCCGCGCAGGCGCACGCCGCCACCGTGGCGGCCGAGGTCGGGGAGCTCTGCGGTCGGCTGCACACGGCGTTCGTCCGGTCGGGCGTCGCCGGCCTGACGCGCTGA
- a CDS encoding bifunctional nuclease family protein encodes MRDDLIPVEVLGVRRQAPLDQVVVLLLDLAGRRLLPIVVGVTEGSAIATAQQGVVPPRPMTHDLLAAVIEECSAGLDRVEIISLVDGVFHAELVMADETRVDARASDAIAVAVRAGCAVLCAPEVLEESGLEVEEHTTEDEVEEFRAFLDTVSADDFVSGEGAPEEEEGGDAGHGEGGPRGA; translated from the coding sequence ATGCGCGACGACCTCATCCCTGTCGAGGTGCTCGGGGTGCGCCGGCAGGCGCCGCTGGACCAGGTGGTGGTCCTGCTGCTCGACCTCGCGGGCCGACGCCTGCTCCCGATCGTCGTCGGCGTGACGGAGGGCTCGGCCATCGCGACGGCCCAGCAGGGCGTGGTGCCGCCCCGGCCGATGACGCACGACCTGCTCGCGGCGGTCATCGAGGAGTGCTCGGCGGGCCTGGACCGCGTCGAGATCATCTCGCTCGTGGACGGGGTCTTCCACGCCGAGCTGGTCATGGCGGACGAGACCCGGGTCGACGCGCGCGCCTCCGACGCGATCGCGGTCGCGGTCCGGGCCGGGTGCGCGGTGCTCTGCGCGCCCGAGGTCCTCGAGGAGTCCGGCCTCGAGGTCGAGGAGCACACCACCGAGGACGAGGTGGAGGAGTTCCGCGCCTTCCTCGACACGGTCAGCGCGGACGACTTCGTCAGCGGCGAGGGTGCGCCGGAGGAGGAGGAGGGCGGTGACGCCGGTCACGGGGAGGGCGGGCCCCGGGGCGCCTGA
- a CDS encoding MerR family transcriptional regulator, giving the protein MSGTGDTAEEAVGVPQRAQGLLFGDELPDLDTTTGYRGPTACRAAGITYRQLDYWARTGLVEPTVRPASGSGTQRLYSFRDILVLKVVKRLLDTGVSLQQIRTAVAHLRERGVDDLAQITLMSDGASVYECTSADEVIDLVQGGQGVFGIAVGRVWREVEGTLAALPTERVSEDAPAAVADDELAQRRRARTAG; this is encoded by the coding sequence GTGAGCGGCACCGGAGACACGGCCGAGGAGGCCGTCGGCGTCCCGCAGCGCGCCCAGGGACTCCTCTTCGGCGACGAGCTGCCCGACCTGGACACCACGACCGGCTACCGCGGCCCGACCGCGTGCCGCGCCGCCGGCATCACCTACCGCCAGCTCGACTACTGGGCCCGCACGGGCTTGGTCGAGCCCACGGTGCGGCCGGCCAGCGGCTCGGGCACCCAGCGGCTCTACAGCTTCCGCGACATCCTCGTCCTCAAGGTCGTCAAGCGGCTCCTCGACACCGGGGTCTCGCTCCAGCAGATCCGCACCGCTGTCGCGCACCTGCGCGAGCGGGGCGTCGACGACCTGGCGCAGATCACGCTCATGAGCGACGGCGCCAGCGTCTACGAGTGCACCTCCGCGGACGAGGTCATCGACCTGGTCCAGGGCGGCCAGGGCGTCTTCGGGATCGCCGTCGGGCGCGTGTGGCGCGAGGTCGAGGGGACGCTCGCCGCCCTGCCGACCGAGCGCGTGAGCGAGGACGCACCCGCGGCGGTCGCCGACGACGAGCTGGCGCAGCGCCGCCGGGCGCGCACCGCAGGCTGA